The nucleotide sequence TCACACATTCCAATGATCCAATAACTAATTCCCCTTTCAATGCGTTTAACCTGCCCAGCTCATCAATTCTATGATGCCTTGCTCTATCCAAATTAAAAGAAGGTAGCGTTTGCAGACCAGTCAATCTTGTCATCCGAAATGGAACTTCCCTATACTCATCGAAATAAACATGTCTCAAGTTGATcaaattttccatttccctagGAAACGTATTAAGCATGTATGTGCTTGACATTCTTAACGTCTGAAGATTATAGAGCTTGCCAATAGATTTGGGGAGTTCTTTTATTCTTGTGAAAGAAAAGTTGAGATACTTCAAACGTTTCAACTTTCCAATTGAACTGGGCAACTCCTCTATTTCAGCATGGAATAAATTCAACGTCTGTAAAGCTCTAAACTTTTGGAAGATGTTACTAGGGACCTTGTAATCAACAAACAACGACCGCAATCTCCTAACACTCCCTTTTGGAATTCTTTCAAGTGTAGTGGAAGAAATCCGTGCAACATGTTGAATCTCAAATGCATCATCATCCATCTGATCTCGGGTCAAGCTTTCAAATTTGAATGCTTTTTCTGCAAGATCATGCACCAGATCGTGCATCTTGCAAATTGTAATGCCGTACTCTTCTCTAGCATCTTGAAATAAAGAGTTTTGCAAtagaatattaaaatattcattGCCTATATCCTCCATACTCACGTTGGGAGAAGAATGGAGATATCCTTGAGCCATCCAGAGTTGGACCAAGTCatcttttttaattacaaaatctTTTACAAACATTGAGCAATATGCAAAACATTGCTTCAATGATGATGGTGTTAAATTATCAAAACTCAACTTCAAGACTGACATGATTTTCTCCTCTTCATTTGGTAATTCCCATATTTTACTTTCTAGAATTGACGACCATTCACGCCTACTATTTTTAGAAAGCATTAAGCTTCCTAAAACCTGTTGATACATAAGTTAGTTAGTttctatatattttataatataaaaaagtGATTAGCAAAATAATAATCCCAAATTatagtttcattgaattttgaatagagtgctgagcaaaacaaagatgCATTAAATGTATCTATCAGAATTGCAAGATTGCTCTCCAATATTTTTGCTTGTTAGAAGAGAAATACTAAGAAGACTTGCTAGGCAAGTAAGAATTAGTCTCAGAAATAAACTCAAAGATACTTGATTAGATCATTTAAATATGTGTTAATTTAATACTTACGATAACCGAGTAATTGAACAGTTTGTAACAATGCACTAGGAAGGTAGTATTTTGAAGGAGTGTTTTGATCCACATTTTTTTATAGCGTTCTACATAGAAACACTAAATTTACGCAGCCGTGCGGTGAGCATAGAGCGAACTATTCTTTTGCCTTTTCCtaaagaaacactaaatttgatccaacggtcataCGACTGAAGATTTGGGTGATCTTTTGTAGAGATAATATTTGAGGAAAGACATAAAAACAGacggttaaattgttaaaataTACAAACCTATATGTATATTATGAACAAATTGATGCTTTAAAAGCtcattattatgtttttcatgcaattttcttttaaacatGTTGGGACAAAATTAAATATACCAAGTTAAGGTTTTTTATACTGGCGATTCTGTTGAATATTTAATCGTACTTCTATTAGCAAATTAAAATGTCTTAAGTTCAACTCATATGAATGAGGATAACGTTTTGTATTTGTTTGAGTTCGAAACCGTACTCATACATGACCTAGCTCAATTCCCGTTAAGAGTAGAATAGTAGAAATCATAGTCATACATTACCGTAATTCTGCAAACTAATCCTTTATGGAGAAAGCACCAATCTATGTCTTCGACTGGCGACCCATTTTTTTGTGTAATTAATGTCTCATATTACAAACTTATTTCTGAACCACTTATTAATCGTTTAATACCTATTTTAGGTAAACGTATTTGGCAAAACCATGATGTTTTTATTCCCATTCAATTGATTAATTCAATATGGGATATCAAAGTGATGCTAGAGAGACCAACTACTTCAAATCATATTCATAGATCACATGATGTGCTAGTTGATGGTTGGACTCATTATTCAaatctttaaagaaaaaatcCAACTATCAATTGCTATATCATGCGGTCTACAAAATATGGTCTCCCTACTCCCTAGCATAAAATTGCAAGAAAACTTGATATGAAAAACAATTTGGGTCATAATCGTTATCAATTAGCATCATCTTTCTCTACGATTAAAACAATTAGGCTTTAATGCACTTGGATTAAATCTTATTGGGTTTGAGAGTCATGTTTTCCTAGACTTCAATGACTAAGAAAATGATTGTCACTCACTGTTAGATCTTTAATCCAACGGtacaaaaaaaaagtacaataaAAAAGTTAAATGAGCACCAACCATTAGATGGGTGACCACCATTTTCTTCGTAACTGGATTCTAGGAGAACAATTCTGTTGGGTTTGATAGAGTTTcttctgtttgtgtggttaATTGGCTATTCAATCTTATTGACTTCAGACCTCTTTGGCTAAAAGAAATAGAGGATTCAAAGCCAAGTCTATGTTTGTCACCTTTAACACAATTTAGAGTAATACTGTTCATGTAATCAAATTTACTCCCTTATTTGTATAGTTTATGCTTTAACGTTAGTTTATACGACTTTATGCATAACATTTGTTTATATAACAGTTTTTAATatagcattttttttatttcgtcTTCTTaatccatttttcttttggaaaattaggttctcatccttccttttactactccattgattaaaatcatattccttttcaatttttgatcaaggtctttggtattaataacatcattaattatttcaataataaaatatttttatttctaaatatattcatttaatgttaaaaatgttacaattagtatatttatatttatggctaaattttttaacatatatttttatttttagtttgtaccaatttttaatttgcaacccttttttaatttgtaccaattttcttttcagttttaatttgtactaatatattaatttctttttgtgctcatattttataaagttttatttgtatttgtacccatttttaattttgctaaatgtacccatgctaattatatgtaccattcatgtaatttttttcaaatttttaatcttaaaatgtacttgttcttaaatatactaatttgttatatgtaaaatgtaccatttttttttatatataaaatctattcgattttttttttctaatccatttttaaacttatgtgggtacattcttttttctttgatttgagaatgtatccatgttaagtttaatcaaagaaatttactaattttattcagcctaatatcttttttttttcttttttttgtgattttgaagaatgtactcatgttttgatacaataattttttggttaattttgatgaatgtacccatgtttacacacacacaaaaattgtatatttatattttaatatttttaatcccacaaattatggttttttatttaaaatctcattaatataaacaactataaatttcaatttttaatttaaaaaatatagtaacgtacatagaaATATATTATCACATTAAGTTTAGGAACTtgaatcaaaaattgaaaaccataaggtttcagtcaaagaatattcatagttAGGAACCGCATCCAAAATCTCCCTTTCCTTTTCTAGGCACTTGCAGATGATCTACCCTCGCCCATTACACCCAGAAACTCCCCACCCctccttctaattctatatttatgttattaaaataaaaaaccaaacaaaagacAGCAAGGGGGAACATGATAATAGACGTACCTTTGCCACCAATGGTACACCGGCACACTTTCTAGCTATCGCCTTTCCAATACGCTCTTGATCTGAATCTAGAGAAGGAGCATTACCATTTGGTAGTGCTTCACCCTTTAATATGGACCAACAATCCTCCACTGATAGGATCCCCAAATTACACCTCGGTATTGTCTCCGTGATTGATGCAACCTTAGCACTACGGGTTGTAACGATGGCAATGCTTCCGGGACCAGAATTGAGTTTCGACAAACAATCTGTAAAACTGCTCCATAAATCCTCAGCTTCATTCCAAACATCATCGAGTATCAGCATATATCTCTTCCCTGTCAACCTTTCCTTGAGGCTATTCAACAATGCTTCCCGACTAGTAACGCCTGTCCTGTTTGAGTTAAGGGATTCTAACATCCGATTTAGAATCGAATTAACCTCGAAGGTGTTGGACACACACACCCACATTTTTTCCTCAAAATGTCTACCAATAGCATCATCATTGAATACTGATTTTGCCAAAGTCGTCTTTCCGAGTCCTCCCAATCCCACAACGGCCTTAACCGAAAGGTACTCTTCCTGATTCTTGGACTCGATCAAGGTTGCAATGATATCCGACACAATCTTCTCCCTTCCAATGATCTTCTCATTGTGGCCGAAGCTTGAGTCGGTTTCTCTGTTCCCCATAGCTGGAAGGGTTTGATCTACTGTCCTTGCAACTAAGCCAATGAAAGATGCCTCACTCTTGAGAACCGCCAGGGACGCATTGATGTTCTTAATCTTGTGGGCCATCTTTTGACGAAATAAAATGGGATTGGAGGGAGAAAAGAAGTTGAGTACCTTTCTTGTCATATAGTTTTGCAATTCTGCTTTACGTCGGAGAACTTCATAGTTGATGTCCTCCAAGACTTCATCAGCATCATGAGCTACGTCTTTCAGTTTCTTCACCCAGTCCTCCACAGCCTTGCGCTTGTGACATTGTTGGTGGGCAACATCGCCTAAGTAATCTTGAATCGCAAGTGACGATTGATGAAGCTCAGTTAGCTCTTTTTTGAATCCTCGAAAAAGACTGATTTCTTGAGCAGCAAGTGAAGCCACCGACTTCAGTATTCCCTCCACCGGAATAGTGTGGAGAACTTCTAGCACATCCATACTCGCGCGATAAAGGGAGATTAGAGAGAAGAATGCAGAGAACTGAGAGAAAGCCAAGGAAGGACACAAGAAGAGGGAATGAGTTGAATGAAAGGCTTAACAATAATTCAAGAAAATGTGGTATAAGAAGACGAGAGAAACATATCATACAAAATAGTAATGAGTGGGGTCCAGCAATAATGGAGACATAGCATGGCAAAACCACATAAATATAAATCCATCTTGTCAGCGAATATTCTCTCCAGCAAGTTTAGACAACAGTCGCGAACATTCTTCTCTCTTtgcatttatatttatattatattttatgatgatCAAATTACCAACTTATCCTTGCGtgatttgatatattattttgggtAGGTTTTGAATGTTTTTTGCTGATGAGCAGTTTCGTCCAATTATGTTTTTGTCGAACCCAGTGGCACCAAATTGAGCCTCCagctttatatataaatagatCAGGATTGAGTAGAAAATTAAAGATATTTATTAAGAAACATAACTTTATCGGTACATATATAGCATATATGATACATAGATTCAAATCAGATACGTATGCGCTTTTCAATGCTAGTTAGAGCCATTGTATATAAAAACAATACCGTTTCTAGATATAAAGCCAGACCTATTGCACAAGGATACAGTCAAGAGTTAGATTTGGACTATGAGAAGACCAGTTGTAACTATAGATGATTGGCATTCACAAAACGAGTAACAAATTCTACACATGTCATTAGGTTTACAAGTTGATCTTGTTTACAATTTACTTGGATTTGCAAATCCTCCATCTTCGGAGGTAGAGGAACGTTTTCCAACGCTGCTTTGCTTGCAATTGCTGTAATGAGATGAGCCGTTGTTTTCATGGGGCAGGTCCTAACGTGCCCTATAGCTATAGGACCCCATCCCACATGAAACATGTTATTGGCGGCACCATTGTGTTTAGGAATCAATAATGATGGGTTGGGTACCTTTAATTTAGAATTCAAATGAATTTGAAATCCATTAGGAATcgataaaatctcaaatttgATTGAgtgaaaattatatttataaacaCAACCCAAATTATGTTCAGTGTgtatcttattttttttctactagtaacacatcatatggtttgtAAATATGATCAAAATTTGGTCTACCTAATATTACTCATACATTAGACTTTCTAGAAAAATAAcgcaaaaaccctaaaatcttaAGATGCTGATTTAACATAGTAAACGACATAATTCGGCTGGTGTTTAGGATAATCAAATCATTGTAAGAACAGAGAACCTATGGTGTTTAGGATAATTAATAATCAAATCGTTGTAACGACTTATGGTGTTCAGGATAATTAACATCCCATACACAACATTCCACAAGTGGACAGTGGAAGATCATCAAATCCTCTTCTGTTTTTGTTAATTATGGTGTTTAGGATAATTACTATCAAATCATGGTAAAAGCTTATGCTTCTTTCTTCTGTGTAATGTATGTTCTCTTTGTGCTAATgcaattattaatttaaatttttattaagttttggaaagtgttattggtacttaaaaaatctcattctacactccttacaagtgtacttttctttccaaatatagaaagtttggagtgtagaataagatttttagagtgccaataataatttcCTAAGTTTTACTGTGTATTGCGTTCTTGATTCATATGGTTGGATTTGTGAATTTGTTTCAGCAAAACCTCAATTCGCTGTTATATGGAATTTTCACAGTATAATAGTTTGGGGCAGCTGCCATGCCGCACCACCCTTCGTCAAATAAATCCAAGGGTACATTCTCTCTTGCAACCAATAATATTACTTGTACGTGTGTTCAGAAAATGAATCACttgtttaataaataaaaaattcatatgACATGCTTTGTTACATGAGAggatttcttttttcaaaatcgTAACAAATCAAGATTATccgtgcttatttctttttcatgtgCCAAACAATTTACGTTTGAGTAGGAGAATTTCTCATATACACCTCT is from Pyrus communis chromosome 10, drPyrComm1.1, whole genome shotgun sequence and encodes:
- the LOC137746979 gene encoding putative disease resistance protein RGA3 translates to MDVLEVLHTIPVEGILKSVASLAAQEISLFRGFKKELTELHQSSLAIQDYLGDVAHQQCHKRKAVEDWVKKLKDVAHDADEVLEDINYEVLRRKAELQNYMTRKVLNFFSPSNPILFRQKMAHKIKNINASLAVLKSEASFIGLVARTVDQTLPAMGNRETDSSFGHNEKIIGREKIVSDIIATLIESKNQEEYLSVKAVVGLGGLGKTTLAKSVFNDDAIGRHFEEKMWVCVSNTFEVNSILNRMLESLNSNRTGVTSREALLNSLKERLTGKRYMLILDDVWNEAEDLWSSFTDCLSKLNSGPGSIAIVTTRSAKVASITETIPRCNLGILSVEDCWSILKGEALPNGNAPSLDSDQERIGKAIARKCAGVPLVAKVLGSLMLSKNSRREWSSILESKIWELPNEEEKIMSVLKLSFDNLTPSSLKQCFAYCSMFVKDFVIKKDDLVQLWMAQGYLHSSPNVSMEDIGNEYFNILLQNSLFQDAREEYGITICKMHDLVHDLAEKAFKFESLTRDQMDDDAFEIQHVARISSTTLERIPKGSVRRLRSLFVDYKVPSNIFQKFRALQTLNLFHAEIEELPSSIGKLKRLKYLNFSFTRIKELPKSIGKLYNLQTLRMSSTYMLNTFPREMENLINLRHVYFDEYREVPFRMTRLTGLQTLPSFNLDRARHHRIDELGRLNALKGELVIGSLECVRDKEEAMKSKLVEKANVRKLILKWGWVRPEKRNGIFLEGLQLHPNLESLRIEGFLGTKFSSWMMSDSLPINLTEIELRGCKKCEVVPPLGHLPNLRSILFEDMENLNCVGVEFYGYKYVDNNEAATEVTLFPALKSLRIEKCPALSEWKEAVVEKVRSTGEKAALVVFSCLEQLTIKYCWELGSAPTHFPSLRQLDILFVDNAMPIENICSRVTSLRQLRIRSCEKLSSLCYGLEYCPSLETVEIEYCHNLESFQISPSQSLEELKIVDCPKLRCTSIQNLPSLRDLVIERCTTLEGDLSLNGCTSLRELRIKGCNGFKSILSGLHSCTSLRTLDIYNCPNLRTLSGPGLQTPVSLKHLSIKHCGNLEALPSLDNLTSLLELSIGSCDRLTSIPSGLASCTSLTKLVVESCDNLISLADHNVSSLQSLSYLQLSDCGKLQYLPKALHSLSRLQVLSIGAFCQKLHSFPHFQVPSKLKELRLYGWPKLKSLPQQIQYSASLTCLSIYGFDGLEALPEWLGNLTSLTKLEIWKCKNLMYLPTVEAMQRLTKLHKLEIDSCPRLAERCAKDSGPEWPKISHIRGIRA